One genomic window of Deltaproteobacteria bacterium includes the following:
- a CDS encoding (2Fe-2S)-binding protein — protein sequence MANGLSRNSDGQTIPVSFTLNGRLQEVDVEPHELLLDLVRDRLGLTGAKRSCDVQVCGACTLLVDGRPVSACTTLAFEVRGRSVMTIEGLADDGKLHPLQQAFIEHGGFQCGFCTPGMLLAAKALLDENPNPSDDELKHFMHGNLCRCTGYKKIIESIMAAAKTLRAG from the coding sequence ACGGGTTGAGCAGAAATTCAGATGGGCAAACCATCCCAGTGTCGTTTACCTTGAACGGGCGGCTGCAAGAAGTCGACGTCGAGCCCCATGAGCTGTTGCTCGACTTGGTGCGCGACCGTTTGGGGCTTACCGGAGCGAAGCGTTCTTGCGATGTTCAGGTGTGCGGCGCCTGCACGTTGTTGGTCGATGGCCGGCCGGTGAGCGCGTGTACGACGCTAGCCTTCGAAGTGCGCGGCCGTTCAGTAATGACTATTGAAGGATTGGCCGATGACGGCAAGCTCCATCCCTTGCAGCAGGCGTTCATCGAACACGGCGGTTTTCAGTGCGGCTTTTGCACGCCGGGGATGCTTTTGGCGGCCAAAGCGTTGTTGGATGAGAATCCCAACCCGAGCGATGACGAACTCAAACACTTCATGCACGGCAATCTCTGCCGTTGCACTGGCTATAAGAAGATTATCGAATCGATCATGGCCGCGGCTAAGACGCTACGCGCCGGCTGA